Proteins from one Mastacembelus armatus chromosome 16, fMasArm1.2, whole genome shotgun sequence genomic window:
- the mettl25b gene encoding methyltransferase-like protein 25B isoform X3, which yields MLEPSLSAEQQKELAQKLTCFLSRYRHLSDSYIIEFFTEDLWHTLPSSWQLVLQDLSYPQIADLLLDATHGDRRYPAVWPLSLLAFCATAHALAFPRESRRDQGRGGASVKPVEFQENQSQSSLLGHIFRKHVKPKKQHEIRKLGMLVKQLCDQTDCDQVVDVGSGQGHLTRFLSFGLGLCVTAVEADRTLVEMASRFDRELLWVLEKDKKKQSSSSQLPVSQSSPRHVAGWVNPKASWEAFIKQLSVASCVSEAPLTPSGPSKKRLRGCEHCVVQTSLSHGSSDSDAGPPQRPTTDQPARQGGAHCEDTSLWDHTGFVLTGLHACGDLSATLLRHFVNCPHVRGITSVACCYMKITTKENPTPPGLVEPPAPLAPVQELVHAEFGYPMSSRVRGLPGHQLSYKAREGACHAVEDYIRRLREDSELLRTHCYRAMLETFIRDIRPDLRRAGIQTIKKSHLLPFTE from the exons ATGCTCGAACCGAGTCTCTCGGCAGAACAACAGAAAGAACTGGCCCAGAAACTCACCTGCTTCCTGTCCCGGTACCGACACCTGTCCGACTCCTACATTATT GAGTTTTTTACCGAAGATCTCTGGCACACGTTACCCAGCAGCTGGCAGCTGGTGCTGCAGGACCTGTCCTACCCACAGATCGCTGACCTCTTACTGGATGCCACACATGGAGACCGAAG ATATCCTGCAGTGTGGCCTCTCTCCCTCTTGGCTTTCTGTGCCACAGCTCATGCTCTGGCGTTTCCAAGGGAGTCCAGGCGGGATCAAGGTCGGGGGGGCGCATCGGTGAAGCCTGTGGAGTTTCAGGAAAACCAGAGTCAGAGCTCCCTGCTGGGACACATATTCAGGAAACACGTCAAACCCAAGAAACAGCATGAGATCCGCAAGCTCGGCATG CTGGTGAAACAACTTTGTGACCAGACCGACTGTGACCAGGTGGTGGATGTGGGCTCCGGACAG GGTCATCTTACTCGGTTCCTGTCCTTTGGCCTCGGCCTGTGCGTCACTGCCGTCGAGGCTGATCGGACCCTGGTTGAGATGGCGTCCAGGTTTGACAGAGAGCTGCTGTGGGTCCTggagaaagacaagaagaaacag AGCAGCTCCTCTCAGCTCCCAGTGTCACAGTCCTCTCCCCGCCATGTCGCCGGCTGGGTCAACCCCAAGGCATCGTGGGAGGCCTTCATCAAGCAGTTGAGCGTGGCAAGCTGTGTCAGTGAAGCTCCCCTGACTCCGAGTGGACCCAGCAAAAAGAGACTTCGGGGCTGTGAACATTGTGTGGTCCAGACTTCATTATCTCATGGCTCCTCAGACTCTGATGCTGGTCCTCCACAGCGACCAACCACGGACCAGCCTGCCCGTCAAGGCGGGGCACACTGTGAGGATACCAGCCTGTGGGACCACACAGGCTTTGTCCTGACCGGCCTCCATGCCTGTGGCGACCTCAGTGCCACCCTCCTCCGCCACTTTGTCAACTGCCCACACGTTCGAGGCATCACCTCCGTGGCCTGTTGCTACATGAAAATCACCACCAAAGAGAACCCAACCCCCCCAGGACTCGTGGAACCTCCTGCTCCGTTGGCACCAGTCCAGGAACTGGTTCATGCTGAGTTCGGATACCCAATGAGCTCCAGAGTGCGGGGGCTGCCAGGACACCAGCTGTCCTATAAGGCACGGGAGGGTGCGTGTCACGCAGTAGAGGACTACATACGGAGGCTGAGGGAGGACAGCGAGCTGCTGAGGACACACTGTTACCGGGCAATGCTGGAGACCTTCATCAGGGACATAAGGCCGGATCTGCGCAGGGCAGGAATCCAGACCATAAAGAAATCCCATTTATTGCCCTTTACAGAGTGA
- the mettl25b gene encoding methyltransferase-like protein 25B isoform X1, translated as MLEPSLSAEQQKELAQKLTCFLSRYRHLSDSYIIEFFTEDLWHTLPSSWQLVLQDLSYPQIADLLLDATHGDRRYPAVWPLSLLAFCATAHALAFPRESRRDQGRGGASVKPVEFQENQSQSSLLGHIFRKHVKPKKQHEIRKLGMLVKQLCDQTDCDQVVDVGSGQGHLTRFLSFGLGLCVTAVEADRTLVEMASRFDRELLWVLEKDKKKQSSSSQLPVSQSSPRHVAGWVNPKASWEAFIKQLSVASCVSEAPLTPSGPSKKRLRGCEHCVVQTSLSHGSSDSDAGPPQRPTTDQPARQGGAHCEDTSLWDHTGFVLTGLHACGDLSATLLRHFVNCPHVRGITSVACCYMKITTKENPTPPGLVEPPAPLAPVQELVHAEFGYPMSSRVRGLPGHQLSYKAREGACHAVEDYIRRLREDSELLRTHCYRAMLETFIRDIRPDLRRAGIQTIKKSHLLPFTEYARLGLARVGLPPELPLDLQQVEVLLKQQGRVVVYFSLALLLAPVVETLVLLDRMMYLQENGVTSQLVPLFNPNFSPRNFVLVALKPRG; from the exons ATGCTCGAACCGAGTCTCTCGGCAGAACAACAGAAAGAACTGGCCCAGAAACTCACCTGCTTCCTGTCCCGGTACCGACACCTGTCCGACTCCTACATTATT GAGTTTTTTACCGAAGATCTCTGGCACACGTTACCCAGCAGCTGGCAGCTGGTGCTGCAGGACCTGTCCTACCCACAGATCGCTGACCTCTTACTGGATGCCACACATGGAGACCGAAG ATATCCTGCAGTGTGGCCTCTCTCCCTCTTGGCTTTCTGTGCCACAGCTCATGCTCTGGCGTTTCCAAGGGAGTCCAGGCGGGATCAAGGTCGGGGGGGCGCATCGGTGAAGCCTGTGGAGTTTCAGGAAAACCAGAGTCAGAGCTCCCTGCTGGGACACATATTCAGGAAACACGTCAAACCCAAGAAACAGCATGAGATCCGCAAGCTCGGCATG CTGGTGAAACAACTTTGTGACCAGACCGACTGTGACCAGGTGGTGGATGTGGGCTCCGGACAG GGTCATCTTACTCGGTTCCTGTCCTTTGGCCTCGGCCTGTGCGTCACTGCCGTCGAGGCTGATCGGACCCTGGTTGAGATGGCGTCCAGGTTTGACAGAGAGCTGCTGTGGGTCCTggagaaagacaagaagaaacag AGCAGCTCCTCTCAGCTCCCAGTGTCACAGTCCTCTCCCCGCCATGTCGCCGGCTGGGTCAACCCCAAGGCATCGTGGGAGGCCTTCATCAAGCAGTTGAGCGTGGCAAGCTGTGTCAGTGAAGCTCCCCTGACTCCGAGTGGACCCAGCAAAAAGAGACTTCGGGGCTGTGAACATTGTGTGGTCCAGACTTCATTATCTCATGGCTCCTCAGACTCTGATGCTGGTCCTCCACAGCGACCAACCACGGACCAGCCTGCCCGTCAAGGCGGGGCACACTGTGAGGATACCAGCCTGTGGGACCACACAGGCTTTGTCCTGACCGGCCTCCATGCCTGTGGCGACCTCAGTGCCACCCTCCTCCGCCACTTTGTCAACTGCCCACACGTTCGAGGCATCACCTCCGTGGCCTGTTGCTACATGAAAATCACCACCAAAGAGAACCCAACCCCCCCAGGACTCGTGGAACCTCCTGCTCCGTTGGCACCAGTCCAGGAACTGGTTCATGCTGAGTTCGGATACCCAATGAGCTCCAGAGTGCGGGGGCTGCCAGGACACCAGCTGTCCTATAAGGCACGGGAGGGTGCGTGTCACGCAGTAGAGGACTACATACGGAGGCTGAGGGAGGACAGCGAGCTGCTGAGGACACACTGTTACCGGGCAATGCTGGAGACCTTCATCAGGGACATAAGGCCGGATCTGCGCAGGGCAGGAATCCAGACCATAAAGAAATCCCATTTATTGCCCTTTACAGA GTATGCCCGTCTGGGTCTGGCTCGGGTCGGCCTGCCTCCTGAACTGCCTCTGGACCTGCAGCAGGTGGAGGTCCTGTTGAAGCAGCAGGGCAGGGTGGTGGTGTACTTCAGCCTGGCCCTGCTGCTGGCTCCTGTGGTGGAGACGCTGGTGCTGCTGGACAGGATGATGTACCTGCAGGAGAACG GTGTCACCAGTCAGCTGGTTCCTCTCTTCAACCCAAACTTCTCTCCAAGAAACTTTGTGCTTGTGGCTCTGAAGCCTCGTGGATAG
- the isg20l2 gene encoding interferon-stimulated 20 kDa exonuclease-like 2, with translation MSGIVINVFVPEDPVQGTTAGQPKRKKYRFHKKKRHLVQNSGLMGKHTNSHDPTKHHDGAATKPPPLPAPTPNRCLPGSGSTAGASHSSSMTTTSAHTLPPRPVAVSGEGERPKEPVNISSEIPGPSLSCSHKHTVPTKYLAIDCEMVGVGPKGRVSQLARCSIVSYEGDIVFDKFINPSMPVTDYRTRWSGIRRSDLVKATPFSEARKEILKLLMGKVVIGHAIYNDFKALGYSHPAALTRDTSRIPLLNLKAGFSKNECASLKRLTKAIFNRDIQTGKRGHSSVEDARATMELYKVVEEEWERTLASSSQAS, from the exons ATGTCAGGTATCGTGATCAATGTGTTCGTCCCCGAGGACCCAGTGCAGGGGACAACAGCCGGACAGCCGAAGAGGAAGAAATACAGGTTTCATAAAAAGAAGCGACACTTGGTGCAAAACAGCGGCCTTATgggtaaacacacaaacagtcacgACCCAACTAAACACCACGATGGAGCAGCCACAAAGCCTCCACCACTTCCTGCTCCCACACCAAACCGCTGCTTACCTGGTTCAGGTAGCACAGCCGGAGcatcacacagcagctccaTGACCACGACCTCTGCACACACCCTGCCCCCCCGGCCGGTCGCTGTCAGCGGGGAAGGCGAGAGGCCGAAGGAGCCTGTGAACATAAGCTCAGAGATCCCCGGCCCCTCGCTGTCctgcagccacaaacacacagtcccCACCAAGTACCTCGCTATCGACTGCGAGATGGTGGGTGTGGGGCCAAAGGGCCGCGTCAGCCAGCTGGCACGCTGTAGCATTGTGTCGTACGAAGGGGATATCGTGTTCGACAAGTTCATCAACCCCTCCATGCCTGTGACTGACTACCGCACCCGATGGAGCGGCATCCGACGCAGTGACCTCGTCAAGGCCACGCCCTTCTCTGAGGCCAGGAAGGAG ATACTGAAGCTGTTGATGGGGAAGGTGGTGATCGGTCACGCCATCTACAATGACTTCAAGGCCCTCGGTTACTCCCACCCTGCTGCCCTGACTAGAGACACATCTCGAATCCCTCTGCTCAACCTGAAGGCCGGCTTCTCCAAGAACGAGTGTGCATCTCTAAAGAGACTCACCAAGGCCATTTTCAATCGTGACATCCAG ACAGGGAAGAGAGGCCACTCTTCCGTGGAAGACGCTCGAGCCACTATGGAGCTTTACaaagtggtggaggaggagtgggagaGGACTCTGGCTTCCTCATCACAGGCGAGTTAG
- the mettl25b gene encoding methyltransferase-like protein 25B isoform X2 — protein MLEPSLSAEQQKELAQKLTCFLSRYRHLSDSYIIEFFTEDLWHTLPSSWQLVLQDLSYPQIADLLLDATHGDRRYPAVWPLSLLAFCATAHALAFPRESRRDQGRGGASVKPVEFQENQSQSSLLGHIFRKHVKPKKQHEIRKLGMLVKQLCDQTDCDQVVDVGSGQGHLTRFLSFGLGLCVTAVEADRTLVEMASRFDRELLWVLEKDKKKQSSSSQLPVSQSSPRHVAGWVNPKASWEAFIKQLSVASCVSEAPLTPSGPSKKRLRGCEHCVVQTSLSHGSSDSDAGPPQRPTTDQPARQGGAHCEDTSLWDHTGFVLTGLHACGDLSATLLRHFVNCPHVRGITSVACCYMKITTKENPTPPGLVEPPAPLAPVQELVHAEFGYPMSSRVRGLPGHQLSYKAREGACHAVEDYIRRLREDSELLRTHCYRAMLETFIRDIRPDLRRAGIQTIKKSHLLPFTEYARLGLARVGLPPELPLDLQQVEVLLLAPVVETLVLLDRMMYLQENGVTSQLVPLFNPNFSPRNFVLVALKPRG, from the exons ATGCTCGAACCGAGTCTCTCGGCAGAACAACAGAAAGAACTGGCCCAGAAACTCACCTGCTTCCTGTCCCGGTACCGACACCTGTCCGACTCCTACATTATT GAGTTTTTTACCGAAGATCTCTGGCACACGTTACCCAGCAGCTGGCAGCTGGTGCTGCAGGACCTGTCCTACCCACAGATCGCTGACCTCTTACTGGATGCCACACATGGAGACCGAAG ATATCCTGCAGTGTGGCCTCTCTCCCTCTTGGCTTTCTGTGCCACAGCTCATGCTCTGGCGTTTCCAAGGGAGTCCAGGCGGGATCAAGGTCGGGGGGGCGCATCGGTGAAGCCTGTGGAGTTTCAGGAAAACCAGAGTCAGAGCTCCCTGCTGGGACACATATTCAGGAAACACGTCAAACCCAAGAAACAGCATGAGATCCGCAAGCTCGGCATG CTGGTGAAACAACTTTGTGACCAGACCGACTGTGACCAGGTGGTGGATGTGGGCTCCGGACAG GGTCATCTTACTCGGTTCCTGTCCTTTGGCCTCGGCCTGTGCGTCACTGCCGTCGAGGCTGATCGGACCCTGGTTGAGATGGCGTCCAGGTTTGACAGAGAGCTGCTGTGGGTCCTggagaaagacaagaagaaacag AGCAGCTCCTCTCAGCTCCCAGTGTCACAGTCCTCTCCCCGCCATGTCGCCGGCTGGGTCAACCCCAAGGCATCGTGGGAGGCCTTCATCAAGCAGTTGAGCGTGGCAAGCTGTGTCAGTGAAGCTCCCCTGACTCCGAGTGGACCCAGCAAAAAGAGACTTCGGGGCTGTGAACATTGTGTGGTCCAGACTTCATTATCTCATGGCTCCTCAGACTCTGATGCTGGTCCTCCACAGCGACCAACCACGGACCAGCCTGCCCGTCAAGGCGGGGCACACTGTGAGGATACCAGCCTGTGGGACCACACAGGCTTTGTCCTGACCGGCCTCCATGCCTGTGGCGACCTCAGTGCCACCCTCCTCCGCCACTTTGTCAACTGCCCACACGTTCGAGGCATCACCTCCGTGGCCTGTTGCTACATGAAAATCACCACCAAAGAGAACCCAACCCCCCCAGGACTCGTGGAACCTCCTGCTCCGTTGGCACCAGTCCAGGAACTGGTTCATGCTGAGTTCGGATACCCAATGAGCTCCAGAGTGCGGGGGCTGCCAGGACACCAGCTGTCCTATAAGGCACGGGAGGGTGCGTGTCACGCAGTAGAGGACTACATACGGAGGCTGAGGGAGGACAGCGAGCTGCTGAGGACACACTGTTACCGGGCAATGCTGGAGACCTTCATCAGGGACATAAGGCCGGATCTGCGCAGGGCAGGAATCCAGACCATAAAGAAATCCCATTTATTGCCCTTTACAGA GTATGCCCGTCTGGGTCTGGCTCGGGTCGGCCTGCCTCCTGAACTGCCTCTGGACCTGCAGCAGGTGGAGGT CCTGCTGCTGGCTCCTGTGGTGGAGACGCTGGTGCTGCTGGACAGGATGATGTACCTGCAGGAGAACG GTGTCACCAGTCAGCTGGTTCCTCTCTTCAACCCAAACTTCTCTCCAAGAAACTTTGTGCTTGTGGCTCTGAAGCCTCGTGGATAG